One part of the Raphanus sativus cultivar WK10039 chromosome 7, ASM80110v3, whole genome shotgun sequence genome encodes these proteins:
- the LOC130498131 gene encoding uncharacterized protein At3g60930, chloroplastic-like yields the protein MKVKQEAGEKMKKDAKKKKAKDSIGARVKRMKKKDDKSASSGPHSPSLLKSQDVVNLVVQAHGKSNLARACTDDETPETVPEGWFCVHEKYISKCHLRFPLPTLLLDLLDHYQLALSQLCPSVNRVVNGFITRAKEEGVIVGLSGLMSLFLIKESSSKDGGSGTYYLPCRPRLGIFKFTASDDDWRKKYFYVKIDPSTVPGYVCVFVFAYRDLLTSLILLAEIEDPVKLSGKLTRALYRKLQHSPNTWGAYTTTRVGSARFPERYKASFPDSVSVAGLEGASIFSVSSGASTSEKTQSQKMPIKPSFRSRGRSTKAASSSRGSDKNQGGSFLSTVKDVLDDGGSAPAKDASYSEPKVQEVVPHPEVPEVEADPQIVKDTHEFDPPRSKRSRTDQVDRPSRSSSSSSRGGTAGWNFTHSKPGSVLDDSWGLATLMRHMKRTGCALPSTANLTNKEEYVEIAHFMGQLAGAINRAQFKFEETVHNAPNAGELAQVTELVRATKVELDQARVQVSELQAEVKRLGSKADIQQGKIESQTVDIQVKSRKIAELESARKIAEYQVKELIASSQDSQKIRETEVKLAVRRGKKEVADAYNKILASVKEKFAKKKDEVELQIYAQELQANTDLLKDAGE from the exons ATGAAGGTTAAACAAGAAGCtggagagaagatgaagaaggatgccaagaagaagaaggctaaaGACTCAATTGGAGCGagagtcaagaggatgaagaagaaagatgacaagagcgcctcctctggACCTCACTCTCCCTCGCTGTTGAAGAGTCAGGATGTCGTTAATCTCGTCGTCCAAGCTCATGGCAAGAGTAATCTAGCCAGGGCTTGTACTGACGATGAAACCCCTGAAACTGTCCCAGAGGGTTGGTTCTGTGTTCACGAGAAATACATCTCCAAGTGCCACCTTAGGTTCCCTCTCCCAACCCTCTTGCTAGATCTCCTAGATCACTATCAACTGGCCCTTTCCCAACTTTGCCCCTCGGTTAACCGAGTGGTGAACGGATTCATCACCAGGGCTAAGGAAGAAGGAGTTATCGTAGGGTTGAGTGGGCTGATGAGTCTGTTCCTGATAAAGGAGAGCTCTTCCAAGGATGGCGGAAGCGGGACCTATTACCTCCCCTGTCGTCCGAGGCTAGGCATTTTTAAGTTtacggccagtgatgatgactggcgaaAGAAGTATTTCTATGTCAAGATCGACCcttcgacggttcct GGATATGTTTGTGTATTCGTTTTTGCTTATCGCGATTTGCTAACCTCTTTGATTCTTCTTGCAGAGATTGAGGACCCTGTTAAGTTATCCGGTAAACTCACCAGAGCTCTCTATAGGAAGCTGCAGCACAGCCCTAATACTTGGGGAGCTTATACTACTACGAGagttggatcagctaggttccctGAACGATACAAGGCTTCTTTTCCTGATTCAGTttcggttgctggtttagaag GTGCATCGATATTCTCAGTCTCGTCAGGAGCCAGTACCTCAGAAAAGACTCAGTCACAGAAAATGCCTATCAAGCCTTcgttccgttccaggggtaggtCGACTAAAgctgccagctcctctcgaggaagcgacaagaatcaaggaggatccttcctcaGCACTGTGAAGGATGTTCTTGATgatggaggctctgctcctgccaAAGATGCCAGTTATTCCGAGCCCAAGGTTCAGGAAGTTGTCCCTCACCCTGAGGTTCCGGAGGTggaagctgatcctcaaatAGTGAAGGATACTCATGAATTTGATcctccgaggagcaagaggtccaGGACCGATCAAGTTGACAGACCTTCTaggtcttcctcttcttcctctagaggaggaaccgcCGGCTGGAACTTCACTCACTCGAAGCCTGGATCAGTCTTGGATGactcgtggggtttggctacgctaatgaggcatatgaagagaacCGGGTGCGCCCTTCCCTCAACCGCCAATCTCACGAACAAGGAGGAGTATGTTGAGATTGCCCACttcatgggtcag CTAGCTGGAGCTATcaacagggctcagttcaagtttgaAGAAACTGTTCACAATGCCCCCAACGCTGGTGAGCTAGCTCAGGTTACTGAGCTAGTTAGAGCTACTAAGGTAGAGCTTGACCAGGCTCGGGTTCAGGTCTCTGAACTTCAAGCTGAGGTCAAGAGACTTGGATCCAAAGCCGACATTCAGCAAGGGAAAATTGAGAGTCAAACGGTGGACATCCAGGTGAAGAGCCGGAAGATTGCTGAGTTGGAGTCTGCTCGaaagatagccgagtatcagGTCAAGGAACTGATTGCTTCGTCCCAAGACAGCCAGAAGATCAGGGAAACTGAGGTCAAGCTGGCTGTTAGGAGAGGAAAGAAAGAGGTAGCTGATGCCTACAACAAGATCTTGGCCTCCGTGAAGGAGAAGTTtgccaagaagaaggatgaggTCGAGCTCCAGATTTATGCTCAAGAGCTTCAGGCCAACACCGACCTCTTGAAGGATGCTGGAGAATGA